One Opitutia bacterium DNA segment encodes these proteins:
- a CDS encoding DUF4177 domain-containing protein — MSNWEYKVITSGKGGFASPALLEKFLNDLGQEGWEIINFHTQPDNLLAFTGLVRRTTQRDWTLEDAAAAAARAEADKLRAEFEAKFKAASGSSSGQTAEEAAETFLAEEKVGTDDGLRRLRDTSRDDDRDAPEDDGIEREDDWDKLAEEDELPTFFDAMRPHMRKNQRGPGMSVGVDYLAKKWKMEEADIKGALVECGLQIPADENAKPVYVEFEGDIYWVNINRRGEIWINTREKPEPVFRIAAGKRLSDEEAPADNAPAQRDDRRQQETRAERQSEAAAQPRESQPSAAPQAAAPQQPAGPKTFLDKVRGLMRRNRRGHGWSGSFGFLTKALRTDEAGLLAQLAEQGLKMKEDSAEKPLFHEEGDFLYWMDKNQRGEIWINARKNRGGQRPDGADAGGDEGPESGAPESAEAAAPAEPTAEPTVAPEAAPQPAAVESAAPSAEPAPAPASASDRVRADTLDALRLLLQPKKRGDGVTAKVDDLSAQIGRPAIEILEALVAAGLNIPDDAKTKPTFGERNGEIFWLNRNAKGDLWLNAKDSKAKRARSKKKDEGDESSDDESGGED; from the coding sequence ATGTCCAACTGGGAATACAAAGTCATCACCAGCGGCAAGGGCGGCTTCGCGTCGCCGGCATTGCTGGAAAAATTTCTCAACGACCTCGGTCAGGAGGGGTGGGAAATCATCAACTTTCACACGCAACCCGACAACCTGCTGGCGTTCACCGGCCTCGTGCGTCGCACGACGCAACGGGACTGGACGCTCGAGGATGCCGCGGCCGCGGCGGCGCGCGCGGAGGCCGACAAGTTGCGCGCGGAATTCGAAGCGAAGTTCAAGGCGGCGAGCGGCAGTTCTTCCGGCCAGACGGCCGAGGAAGCTGCCGAGACCTTTCTCGCCGAGGAAAAAGTCGGCACGGACGACGGTCTGCGCCGCTTGCGCGATACGTCCCGCGACGACGACCGCGATGCGCCGGAAGACGACGGCATCGAGCGTGAGGATGATTGGGACAAGCTCGCCGAAGAGGACGAGTTGCCGACGTTCTTCGACGCGATGCGTCCGCACATGCGCAAGAACCAGCGCGGCCCGGGCATGAGCGTGGGCGTAGATTACCTCGCGAAGAAGTGGAAGATGGAGGAGGCAGACATCAAGGGCGCGCTCGTCGAGTGCGGCCTGCAGATTCCCGCCGACGAGAACGCCAAGCCCGTCTACGTCGAGTTCGAGGGCGACATCTATTGGGTGAACATCAATCGCCGCGGCGAAATCTGGATCAACACCCGCGAGAAGCCCGAGCCGGTGTTCCGCATCGCCGCTGGCAAGCGCCTCAGCGACGAGGAAGCTCCCGCCGACAACGCGCCTGCGCAACGCGACGACCGCCGCCAGCAAGAGACGCGCGCCGAGCGCCAGTCCGAGGCCGCTGCCCAGCCGCGCGAGTCGCAGCCGAGCGCCGCGCCGCAAGCCGCCGCGCCCCAGCAGCCGGCCGGTCCGAAAACCTTCCTCGACAAAGTCCGCGGCCTCATGCGCCGCAATCGCCGCGGCCACGGTTGGTCGGGCAGTTTCGGTTTCCTGACGAAGGCGCTGCGCACCGACGAAGCGGGCTTGCTCGCCCAACTCGCCGAGCAGGGCCTCAAGATGAAGGAGGACAGCGCGGAGAAACCGCTTTTCCACGAGGAGGGCGACTTCCTCTACTGGATGGACAAGAACCAGCGCGGAGAAATCTGGATCAACGCGCGGAAAAATCGCGGCGGCCAGAGGCCCGACGGCGCTGACGCAGGTGGTGACGAAGGCCCCGAGTCCGGCGCACCCGAGTCTGCTGAAGCGGCCGCTCCGGCCGAGCCGACCGCCGAACCGACAGTCGCTCCCGAGGCCGCGCCGCAACCGGCGGCGGTCGAGTCTGCCGCTCCGTCCGCCGAGCCGGCTCCGGCGCCCGCTTCCGCTTCCGACCGCGTTCGCGCCGACACGCTCGATGCGCTTCGCCTGCTCTTGCAGCCGAAGAAACGCGGCGACGGCGTCACCGCGAAGGTCGACGATCTTTCCGCCCAGATCGGCCGCCCGGCCATCGAGATTCTCGAAGCGCTGGTCGCCGCCGGCCTCAATATCCCCGACGACGCGAAGACGAAGCCCACCTTCGGCGAGCGCAACGGCGAGATCTTCTGGCTGAATCGCAACGCCAAGGGCGATCTCTGGCTCAACGCCAAGGATTCGAAGGCGAAGCGCGCGCGCTCGAAGAAGAAGGACGAAGGTGACGAGTCTTCCGACGACGAGAGCGGCGGCGAAGACTGA
- a CDS encoding alpha/beta hydrolase encodes MFQMLLAALIVAGAYAASFTLYHAPQWSWIWKVALAVGEYGIWFLPLAIGFGAIAWVTTGGALRVALAVLCGFTTLALLRPIVSAAWIARDLPRRLTEAFGAARDESPAFSVARLVVHQAPPEVAVETHVFARHAGEELKLDFYRAARAGAEGVPCIVVVHGGGWDGGDRHQIPEWNHRWAARGYAVAAISYRLAPRFIWPAQRDDVLAAIAWLKAHARELGVDATRFVLLGRSAGGQIATAVAYGAHDPAIRGVVSFYAPQDMEFAWGVSREDDALNSVNLMRQYLGGPPDTPQRKALYVTASAQAMIGPATPPTLLLHGAPDTLVWHRHSERLTAALQAAGVRHHFLSLPWATHAFDFNPDGPGGQLADHAIGFFLRAVLRG; translated from the coding sequence ATGTTTCAGATGTTGCTCGCGGCGCTGATCGTCGCCGGCGCCTACGCGGCGTCGTTCACGCTCTATCACGCGCCGCAGTGGTCGTGGATTTGGAAGGTCGCGCTCGCGGTCGGCGAATACGGGATTTGGTTCCTGCCGTTGGCGATCGGGTTTGGCGCGATCGCGTGGGTCACCACCGGCGGAGCGCTGCGCGTGGCGTTGGCCGTGTTGTGCGGATTTACGACGCTCGCGTTGTTGCGACCGATCGTGAGTGCGGCGTGGATCGCGCGCGATTTGCCGCGACGGCTGACGGAGGCGTTTGGGGCTGCGCGCGATGAGTCCCCCGCTTTTTCCGTGGCACGACTCGTCGTTCACCAAGCGCCGCCCGAAGTGGCGGTGGAAACGCACGTCTTCGCGCGCCACGCCGGCGAGGAACTGAAACTGGATTTCTACCGCGCGGCGCGCGCGGGCGCGGAGGGTGTGCCGTGCATCGTGGTCGTCCACGGTGGCGGCTGGGATGGCGGGGATCGGCACCAGATTCCCGAGTGGAATCATCGCTGGGCGGCGCGCGGCTACGCGGTGGCGGCGATTTCGTATCGGCTGGCGCCGAGATTCATCTGGCCGGCGCAGCGCGATGATGTGCTCGCGGCGATCGCGTGGTTGAAGGCGCACGCGCGCGAACTCGGCGTCGACGCGACGCGGTTCGTCCTGCTCGGTCGCTCGGCGGGCGGGCAAATCGCGACCGCGGTCGCCTACGGGGCGCACGATCCGGCGATCCGCGGCGTGGTTTCGTTCTATGCGCCGCAAGACATGGAGTTTGCCTGGGGCGTGTCGCGCGAGGACGACGCGCTGAACTCCGTGAACCTCATGCGCCAGTATCTCGGTGGTCCGCCCGATACGCCGCAGCGCAAGGCGCTCTACGTCACCGCCAGCGCGCAGGCGATGATCGGCCCCGCGACGCCGCCCACGCTGTTGCTGCACGGCGCGCCCGACACGCTGGTCTGGCATCGGCACAGCGAGCGGCTGACCGCCGCGTTGCAGGCGGCGGGCGTGCGGCACCATTTTCTCTCGCTGCCGTGGGCGACGCACGCCTTCGACTTCAATCCCGACGGGCCGGGCGGACAGCTGGCGGATCACGCGATCGGATTTTTCCTGCGCGCGGTGCTGCGCGGCTGA
- a CDS encoding PQQ-binding-like beta-propeller repeat protein, giving the protein MKKLTPLLALWLALAAPLSAGTAAKSLWTQALGADAKWYQLTSAGTLLVGTADALLSVSPEDGKVLWKRADIAKSTRNNAVEIAGTPWIVANNFAGIGNSKVTMQALDLLSGETAWKTPQMNGQYLDTIAAPHKGLVIFVLQTWGEKDDGIYLRAHDLATGAAKWSVKFCKSQGIPLHLADGSGKFMPTMDLSGYHDPVFDGDEMYLGYLGIHCVDLNTGAIKWGVDFPPGAKGLKKTYAPLRLEGDLIYGAGGGSVVAINRRTGQQVWKSERISEFAGLFKARDNAIVSQLEVVDGKIFARFGGNFSDGNQVVLREPLGVVVLDGATGNPIYKDQKIEGGLTNLMVLPEAHAVMFADGKELVGLSTQGATVTETFRVPIEFKRKMGGSDVAKIGLGLTGGLMGTVKAVASSSKARLDVPVAITRQNGHVVVQGKQHLLGFDPLVKQQKWSLYYAAPSDAFATIAMFAVTALASAQGNMQVAQNGGILNSGGQQGMNNIQSALDRYNRYTEKRAALAGGSKATESYTYIVTKLPKSGLGLYGVNLASGETDREIALGAKDPDYLADERTGRVYYFKDHDTIVAYAFN; this is encoded by the coding sequence ATGAAAAAACTTACCCCGCTCCTCGCGCTGTGGCTTGCGTTGGCCGCACCGCTCTCCGCCGGCACCGCCGCTAAATCCCTCTGGACCCAGGCGCTCGGCGCCGACGCCAAGTGGTATCAGCTCACCTCCGCTGGCACACTGCTGGTCGGCACCGCGGACGCGTTGCTCTCCGTGAGTCCCGAGGACGGCAAGGTGCTCTGGAAGCGCGCCGACATCGCGAAATCCACGCGCAACAACGCCGTCGAGATTGCGGGCACCCCGTGGATCGTCGCCAACAACTTCGCCGGCATTGGCAATTCCAAGGTCACGATGCAGGCGCTCGACCTCCTCAGCGGCGAGACCGCTTGGAAAACGCCGCAGATGAACGGCCAATACCTCGACACCATCGCCGCGCCGCACAAGGGCCTCGTGATTTTCGTCCTCCAAACCTGGGGCGAGAAGGACGACGGCATCTACCTGCGCGCCCACGACCTCGCGACCGGCGCGGCGAAGTGGTCGGTGAAGTTCTGCAAATCCCAAGGCATCCCGCTGCACCTCGCCGATGGCAGCGGAAAATTCATGCCGACGATGGATCTCTCCGGTTACCACGATCCCGTGTTCGATGGTGACGAGATGTATCTCGGCTACCTCGGTATTCACTGCGTCGATCTCAACACCGGCGCCATCAAGTGGGGCGTGGATTTCCCGCCCGGTGCCAAGGGCCTGAAAAAGACCTACGCGCCGCTCCGCCTCGAGGGCGATTTGATCTACGGCGCCGGCGGCGGCAGCGTGGTCGCCATCAATCGCCGCACCGGCCAGCAGGTTTGGAAGAGCGAACGCATCTCGGAATTCGCCGGCCTGTTCAAGGCGCGCGACAACGCCATCGTGTCCCAACTCGAGGTGGTCGATGGGAAGATCTTTGCGCGCTTCGGCGGTAATTTCTCCGATGGCAACCAAGTCGTCCTGCGCGAGCCGCTCGGCGTGGTCGTGCTCGACGGCGCGACCGGCAACCCCATCTACAAGGACCAGAAAATCGAGGGCGGCCTGACCAACCTCATGGTGCTGCCCGAGGCGCACGCGGTGATGTTTGCCGACGGCAAGGAGCTCGTCGGCCTCTCCACGCAGGGCGCCACTGTTACCGAGACCTTCCGCGTGCCGATCGAGTTCAAACGCAAGATGGGCGGCAGCGACGTCGCCAAGATCGGCCTCGGCCTCACCGGCGGACTCATGGGCACAGTCAAGGCGGTCGCGTCCTCCAGCAAGGCGCGCCTCGACGTGCCGGTCGCGATCACGCGGCAGAACGGCCACGTCGTCGTGCAAGGCAAGCAGCACCTCCTCGGCTTCGACCCGCTCGTGAAACAGCAGAAGTGGTCGCTCTACTACGCCGCGCCGAGCGACGCGTTCGCGACGATCGCGATGTTCGCCGTCACCGCGCTCGCATCCGCGCAGGGCAACATGCAGGTCGCGCAAAACGGCGGCATCCTGAACAGCGGCGGCCAACAAGGAATGAACAACATCCAGTCCGCGCTCGATCGCTACAACCGTTACACCGAGAAACGCGCCGCCCTCGCCGGCGGATCGAAGGCGACCGAGAGTTACACCTACATCGTCACCAAGCTCCCGAAATCCGGCCTCGGTCTTTACGGCGTGAATCTCGCCAGCGGTGAGACGGATCGCGAGATCGCGCTGGGCGCGAAGGACCCCGACTATCTCGCCGACGAGCGGACCGGACGGGTCTACTATTTCAAGGACCACGACACGATCGTCGCTTATGCCTTCAACTGA
- a CDS encoding GH3 auxin-responsive promoter family protein, producing the protein MTLAPRFLVKLIASYRMRQLQRRLRGRDAAGQQRAFTTLMAAHAHTEFGRQHGLGPRTTYAEYRTQVPLRTPGEFKGWVERMAAGAADVLWPGRCRFFVYTAGTVDGTPKPLPATPAMLAHYRAALGDALLLHAAQTGQPELFAGRHLHVGASTALNEAGGAYAGYLDAMVPLALSEWSEKNLYAPPRAVARLPEGEEKMRAVAEKCADWDVRLVAGTPSSLAALAEAARAHHSTGKRRVQHLRAVWPNLMCCLHTGSILGIFADDLRANLGPDVALHELYAGAEGIYAAQDGEPGAGLRLLADHGIFYEFLPARELADAELPTLGSRCVALADVQPNIEYAVIVSTPAGLCRCLIGDTVMFVSAKPARLVFTGRTELQLNSFSERVSEREVTAALLAVCTRNEWTPVNFHVAPYFTRMVPRPQGCHEWWIELRPGTVRTPTGPLLAAEIDLELSRHQLDYTGRRANGALEAPLVRLVMPGTFNEWTRLHGLREGAGKFARCRSDRLVADQLAGIARFHTQPSSRQN; encoded by the coding sequence ATGACGCTCGCGCCGCGCTTCCTCGTGAAACTCATCGCGAGCTATCGCATGCGGCAGTTGCAGCGCCGCCTGCGCGGCCGCGACGCCGCCGGGCAGCAGCGCGCCTTCACGACGCTCATGGCCGCGCACGCGCACACGGAGTTCGGCCGCCAGCACGGGCTCGGCCCGCGCACCACCTACGCCGAATACCGCACGCAAGTGCCGCTGCGCACGCCGGGAGAATTCAAGGGCTGGGTCGAGCGCATGGCCGCCGGCGCCGCGGACGTGCTCTGGCCGGGGCGCTGCCGCTTCTTCGTCTACACCGCCGGCACCGTCGACGGCACACCCAAGCCGCTGCCCGCGACGCCCGCCATGCTCGCGCACTACCGCGCCGCGCTGGGCGACGCATTGCTGCTGCACGCCGCGCAAACGGGGCAGCCGGAACTTTTCGCCGGACGCCACCTGCACGTCGGTGCCAGCACGGCACTGAACGAGGCCGGCGGCGCCTACGCCGGCTACCTCGACGCGATGGTCCCGCTGGCACTCAGCGAATGGTCCGAAAAAAATCTCTACGCACCGCCGCGCGCCGTCGCCCGTCTGCCGGAGGGCGAGGAAAAGATGCGCGCCGTCGCCGAGAAATGCGCCGACTGGGACGTGCGCCTCGTCGCGGGAACGCCCTCGTCGCTCGCCGCGCTCGCCGAGGCGGCGCGCGCGCACCACAGCACCGGCAAGCGCCGCGTGCAGCACCTTCGCGCCGTCTGGCCGAATCTCATGTGCTGCCTGCACACGGGATCGATCCTCGGCATTTTTGCCGACGACCTGCGCGCGAACCTCGGCCCCGACGTCGCGTTGCACGAACTCTACGCCGGTGCCGAGGGCATCTACGCCGCCCAGGACGGCGAGCCCGGCGCCGGTTTGCGGCTCCTCGCGGATCACGGAATCTTCTACGAGTTTCTCCCGGCACGCGAACTCGCCGACGCGGAGCTCCCGACGCTCGGCAGCCGCTGCGTGGCGCTGGCCGACGTCCAGCCGAACATCGAATACGCCGTCATCGTCTCGACGCCCGCCGGCCTTTGCCGCTGCCTGATCGGCGACACGGTGATGTTCGTCTCCGCCAAGCCCGCGCGGCTCGTGTTCACCGGCCGCACCGAACTCCAGTTGAACTCCTTCAGTGAACGGGTGAGCGAGCGCGAAGTCACGGCGGCGCTGCTCGCCGTGTGCACGCGCAACGAGTGGACGCCGGTGAATTTCCACGTCGCGCCGTATTTCACCCGCATGGTGCCGCGTCCGCAGGGTTGTCACGAATGGTGGATCGAACTGCGCCCCGGCACCGTGCGCACGCCCACCGGGCCGCTGCTCGCGGCGGAAATCGATCTCGAACTCAGCCGGCATCAGCTCGACTACACCGGCCGACGCGCGAACGGCGCGCTCGAGGCGCCGCTCGTGCGGCTCGTCATGCCGGGCACGTTCAACGAGTGGACGCGCCTGCACGGCCTGCGCGAAGGCGCGGGCAAATTCGCCCGCTGCCGCAGCGACCGTCTCGTCGCCGACCAACTCGCCGGCATCGCGCGCTTTCACACGCAGCCGTCTTCCCGGCAGAACTGA
- a CDS encoding rRNA pseudouridine synthase: MLRRLDQLLANLGYCSRREARDWIDDGRVTIAGQTADDPGEKTSAALVQVDGEPLDHPDGLLLLMHKPVGLVCSHDIREGPSVYSLLPARWQRRNPQVTTIGRLDKDTSGLLLLTDQSDLVHRLTSPKHKAPKIYRATVDADLPPGLAELFASGTLMLRGETAPCAPAELRVLGPREAELTLTEGRYHQVRRMFASQGCEVLTLHRVRFGHLEIGELAPGTWRELPLNTFA, from the coding sequence ATGCTCCGCCGCCTCGACCAACTCCTTGCCAACCTCGGCTACTGCTCGCGCCGCGAGGCGCGCGACTGGATCGACGACGGACGCGTGACCATCGCGGGCCAAACGGCCGACGATCCGGGCGAGAAAACCTCCGCCGCGCTCGTGCAGGTCGACGGCGAGCCGCTCGACCATCCGGACGGTTTGCTCCTGCTCATGCACAAGCCCGTCGGGCTCGTCTGCTCGCACGACATCCGCGAAGGCCCGAGCGTCTACAGCCTGTTGCCCGCCCGTTGGCAGCGGCGCAACCCGCAGGTCACCACCATCGGCCGTCTCGACAAGGACACGAGCGGACTGCTCCTGCTCACCGACCAAAGCGACCTCGTCCACCGGCTCACGTCGCCCAAGCACAAGGCCCCAAAAATCTACCGCGCCACGGTCGACGCCGATTTGCCGCCGGGCCTCGCGGAACTCTTCGCGAGCGGCACGCTCATGCTCCGCGGCGAAACCGCGCCGTGCGCGCCCGCCGAGCTGCGCGTGCTCGGCCCGCGCGAGGCCGAACTGACGCTCACCGAAGGCCGCTATCACCAAGTGCGCCGCATGTTCGCGAGCCAAGGCTGCGAAGTGCTCACGCTGCACCGCGTGCGCTTCGGCCACCTCGAAATCGGCGAGCTCGCGCCGGGCACATGGCGCGAGCTGCCGTTGAACACGTTCGCGTGA
- a CDS encoding TonB family protein: MKTTNTLRQSRPARPHFPRGASTALPMTPAPAGSWRYPSAPKTHWSFAVAIVAALSLHAAMFYGFNSKPARRSAAAPQAVGQVIQLEMPPVVPEETEDKPTELAEESSPTVAVPQLAEVPTSVSLTDFTQTIDLRPKTEVDANALRSMTIPVNHGRGGSGLGTGGDIFKLADLDRVPQVVAQPAPQFPQNQGLEGGVVRLSFIVDADGNVRDPKIVDATDHAFETPAINGVKKWKFRPGMKGGRKVATLMEVPIRFELTDPQG; this comes from the coding sequence ATGAAGACCACGAACACACTCCGCCAATCCCGCCCGGCCCGCCCGCATTTTCCGCGCGGCGCCTCCACGGCGCTGCCGATGACGCCCGCGCCCGCCGGCAGCTGGCGCTATCCGTCCGCGCCGAAGACGCACTGGAGTTTCGCCGTCGCGATCGTCGCCGCGCTCAGCCTGCACGCGGCGATGTTCTACGGTTTCAATTCGAAGCCCGCGCGCCGCAGCGCCGCGGCTCCGCAAGCCGTCGGGCAGGTCATCCAACTTGAGATGCCGCCCGTCGTGCCCGAGGAGACCGAGGACAAGCCCACCGAGCTCGCCGAGGAGTCTTCACCGACCGTCGCCGTGCCGCAGCTGGCCGAAGTGCCCACCAGCGTCTCGCTGACGGATTTCACGCAAACGATCGATCTGCGCCCGAAGACCGAAGTCGACGCCAACGCGCTCCGCTCGATGACGATTCCCGTCAACCATGGCCGTGGTGGCAGCGGCCTCGGCACCGGCGGCGACATTTTCAAGCTGGCTGATCTCGACCGCGTTCCGCAGGTCGTCGCGCAGCCGGCGCCGCAGTTCCCGCAGAACCAAGGCCTCGAGGGCGGCGTCGTGCGCCTGAGCTTCATCGTCGATGCTGACGGCAACGTCCGCGACCCGAAGATCGTCGACGCGACGGACCACGCGTTCGAGACCCCGGCGATCAACGGCGTGAAGAAATGGAAATTCCGTCCCGGCATGAAGGGCGGCCGCAAGGTCGCGACGCTGATGGAAGTGCCGATCCGCTTCGAGCTGACCGATCCGCAGGGCTGA
- a CDS encoding YhbY family RNA-binding protein, which translates to MSLPVLTGAQKTQLRGRGQTLPDHAWLGRDGVTTEFLAELLRQLDARELVKLRFTGGQDRHERAALCEVIERDAACLCVGAVGHTALLWRPGPGGSKLLVLP; encoded by the coding sequence ATGTCCCTCCCTGTTCTCACCGGCGCACAAAAGACCCAGCTCCGCGGTCGCGGCCAGACGCTGCCCGATCACGCGTGGCTCGGGCGCGACGGCGTGACGACGGAGTTCCTCGCCGAGCTGCTCCGCCAGCTCGACGCGCGCGAGCTGGTGAAGCTGCGCTTCACCGGCGGGCAGGATCGCCACGAACGCGCCGCGCTGTGCGAAGTGATCGAGCGCGACGCGGCGTGCCTGTGCGTCGGCGCCGTGGGTCACACGGCGCTCCTCTGGCGGCCCGGTCCCGGGGGCTCGAAGCTACTCGTGCTGCCGTAA
- a CDS encoding TonB family protein, whose protein sequence is MRAHFPLALDARAPLSSARGDWRYPKAPKTGGTLAIGALAALGLHAAMFYGVPEHRPRAVRPAVSAVAPTIEIALPPLPPEETEEAPRELVEQPASAIAVPQLAELPSSVALSDFTQAVDLRPRVDADVGAFKSMTIPVLRGRGGAGLGGLNSIFNLAQLDRVPEPIAQPMPAFPKNVHLVGIEQVVVEVEFIVDAEGRVIDPRVTGSNAVEFNAAALSGVARWKFRPGILSGRKVATRMSVPLKFDLGARE, encoded by the coding sequence GTGCGCGCCCACTTCCCGCTCGCGCTCGACGCGCGGGCTCCGCTCTCCTCCGCTCGCGGCGATTGGCGCTATCCCAAGGCGCCGAAGACCGGTGGCACCCTCGCGATCGGCGCGCTGGCTGCCCTCGGCCTGCACGCGGCGATGTTCTACGGCGTGCCCGAACATCGGCCGCGCGCGGTCCGCCCCGCCGTGTCGGCGGTCGCGCCGACGATCGAAATCGCGCTGCCGCCGCTCCCACCGGAGGAAACCGAGGAGGCTCCGCGCGAACTCGTCGAGCAACCGGCGTCCGCGATCGCGGTGCCCCAGCTGGCCGAGCTCCCCTCCAGCGTCGCCCTCAGCGATTTCACGCAGGCGGTCGATTTGCGGCCGCGCGTCGACGCCGACGTCGGCGCCTTCAAGTCCATGACGATTCCGGTTCTCCGCGGCCGGGGCGGCGCGGGCCTCGGCGGGTTGAACAGCATTTTCAATCTCGCGCAGCTCGACCGCGTGCCCGAGCCGATCGCGCAACCGATGCCGGCGTTTCCGAAGAACGTGCATCTCGTCGGCATCGAACAGGTGGTCGTCGAAGTGGAATTCATCGTCGACGCGGAAGGACGAGTGATCGATCCGCGCGTGACCGGCTCCAACGCCGTGGAGTTCAACGCCGCCGCTCTCTCCGGCGTCGCGCGGTGGAAATTCCGCCCGGGCATTCTGTCGGGTCGCAAGGTGGCGACGCGGATGTCCGTGCCGCTGAAGTTCGACCTCGGCGCGCGCGAATAG
- a CDS encoding TonB family protein: MKPTTARRLPASVLASPRYAAGSWRYYGCSNPRGTLILAIFVSVGMHVMFLYGFNHKAKVVKTAAPVEEIVQIAMPDLKEEEPDKVEELGDSSDDQTPVIAVPQLADVPSSVSVNQFVQPLQVQPQIAENLNAAKVAKIPLSATRAQKIANLGKVFEISQLDRAPTPIAQPPPAFPYSLRQQVSEAKVTLEFIVDANGEVVAPMVTDSSHHGFDEAAMVGVSKWKFRPGMKAGRKVNTRVRQVINFTIGDE; this comes from the coding sequence ATGAAACCCACTACCGCTCGGCGCCTCCCCGCTTCCGTGCTGGCCAGCCCGCGCTATGCAGCGGGTTCCTGGCGCTACTACGGATGCTCCAATCCCCGCGGCACACTGATCCTCGCGATCTTCGTGTCCGTCGGCATGCACGTGATGTTCCTTTACGGGTTCAATCACAAAGCCAAGGTCGTCAAGACTGCGGCTCCGGTGGAGGAGATCGTCCAGATCGCCATGCCGGACTTGAAAGAAGAGGAGCCCGACAAGGTCGAGGAGCTCGGCGACTCGTCCGACGACCAGACTCCGGTGATCGCGGTGCCGCAACTAGCTGATGTGCCGTCCTCGGTCTCGGTCAACCAGTTCGTGCAGCCGCTGCAGGTTCAGCCGCAGATCGCGGAGAACCTCAATGCCGCCAAGGTCGCCAAGATTCCGCTGAGCGCCACCCGCGCCCAGAAGATCGCCAACCTCGGCAAGGTGTTCGAAATTTCCCAGCTCGACCGCGCTCCGACGCCTATCGCGCAACCGCCGCCGGCGTTCCCGTATTCGCTGCGCCAGCAGGTCTCCGAGGCAAAGGTGACGCTCGAGTTCATCGTCGATGCCAACGGCGAAGTCGTCGCCCCGATGGTGACCGACTCCTCGCACCACGGCTTCGACGAAGCGGCGATGGTCGGTGTCTCCAAGTGGAAGTTCCGCCCCGGCATGAAGGCCGGCCGCAAGGTCAACACCCGCGTGCGCCAGGTGATCAACTTCACCATCGGCGACGAGTGA
- a CDS encoding RNA pseudouridine synthase — protein sequence MPSLPPVIFEDEALIAFDKPSGLLIAPDRWDKSRANLMDQVHAALGHGVANVHRIDADTSGVVLCTKTKPALDFVSGQFQSKTVEKLYLAFVVSAGPCAAPWAGGTTPIADAAGALPDAFTVELVLKEDDALPGRMCVVRKHGKAAVTDFKVSERFGAFTLLECRPQTGRTHQIRVHLAASGWPILNDPFYGNDTQLLLSGLKRGYKGRDDEKPLLARLALHASALTFTHPLSRERVTVSAPLPRDFEVALKYLRKFSGLNARRR from the coding sequence ATGCCGTCGTTGCCGCCGGTCATCTTCGAGGACGAGGCGCTCATCGCCTTCGACAAGCCCAGCGGGCTGCTCATCGCACCCGACCGCTGGGACAAGTCGCGCGCAAACCTGATGGATCAGGTTCACGCCGCGCTCGGGCACGGCGTGGCCAACGTCCACCGCATCGACGCCGATACGAGCGGCGTGGTGCTGTGCACGAAGACGAAGCCCGCCCTGGATTTCGTGAGCGGCCAATTTCAGTCGAAGACCGTCGAAAAGCTCTATCTCGCGTTCGTCGTGAGTGCGGGGCCGTGCGCGGCGCCGTGGGCCGGAGGCACCACGCCGATCGCCGACGCGGCGGGCGCATTGCCGGACGCGTTCACCGTCGAACTCGTGTTGAAGGAAGACGACGCCCTGCCGGGCCGCATGTGCGTCGTGCGCAAGCACGGCAAGGCCGCGGTGACGGACTTCAAGGTGAGCGAGCGGTTCGGCGCGTTCACGCTGCTCGAGTGCCGGCCGCAGACCGGACGCACGCACCAGATCCGCGTGCACCTCGCGGCGAGCGGCTGGCCGATCCTCAACGATCCCTTCTACGGCAACGACACGCAGCTGCTCCTCTCCGGCCTGAAACGCGGCTACAAGGGCCGCGACGACGAGAAGCCGTTGCTCGCGCGCCTCGCGCTGCACGCGAGCGCATTGACGTTCACGCATCCGCTCTCGCGCGAGCGCGTCACGGTCTCCGCGCCGCTGCCGCGCGACTTCGAGGTTGCGTTGAAATATCTCCGAAAATTCAGCGGACTGAACGCGCGGCGCCGCTGA